In Ruminococcaceae bacterium BL-6, a genomic segment contains:
- a CDS encoding protein of unknown function (Evidence 5 : Unknown function): MNLEIDLNYIVETDHSLYKHLAFYFNLKF; encoded by the coding sequence ATGAATTTGGAAATTGACTTAAACTATATTGTGGAAACCGATCACTCACTATATAAACACCTTGCCTTTTATTTTAATTTAAAATTTTAG
- a CDS encoding putative N-acetylmuramoyl-L-alanine amidase (Evidence 3 : Putative function from multiple computational evidences; Product type e : enzyme), translated as MDIKQEFITPNKYTRPQIRLQKVKKIAIHYTGDIGATAQNEHDYFNGTCIREQRYASCHYLVGLQGEKIQIIPDNELSYCTNQANAYSINIETCYEISSGKFNQITEKSLIELAAFLCRKYGLNPINDLIRHYDVTGKVCPKYYVDHPDVWNKFKQAVKGCMNGSSYTLPSYGSPVNSSDIHLTSTTGYKHAITTASINMRSSYNLSANIMMVLPKGKQCEIINYPTDGWVQIKPDGSNRIGYCVTQYLELTPSIELDTKSYIFNGVGKIYQFIIKTDSKKQLYVSSSDRDIVSVKYVSTDSRGQKWQIDSHKKGSVKIYVKTDNASTYLPVTVK; from the coding sequence TTGGATATAAAACAAGAATTTATTACTCCAAATAAATATACACGCCCACAAATAAGATTACAAAAAGTAAAAAAGATTGCCATACATTATACGGGCGATATTGGAGCAACAGCACAAAATGAGCATGACTATTTTAATGGGACATGTATAAGAGAACAAAGATATGCATCATGTCATTATTTGGTAGGATTGCAGGGAGAGAAGATTCAGATTATTCCTGATAATGAATTGTCTTATTGTACTAATCAGGCAAATGCTTATTCCATAAATATTGAAACTTGTTATGAGATTTCTTCTGGAAAATTTAATCAAATAACAGAAAAGTCATTAATTGAGTTAGCGGCTTTTTTATGTAGGAAATATGGTCTTAATCCTATCAATGATTTAATACGTCATTATGATGTAACTGGAAAGGTTTGTCCTAAGTATTATGTAGATCATCCTGATGTTTGGAACAAGTTCAAACAGGCCGTAAAAGGTTGTATGAATGGATCTAGTTATACTCTTCCTTCTTATGGTTCACCGGTAAATAGTAGTGATATACATCTTACTAGCACTACTGGGTATAAGCATGCTATTACCACTGCTAGTATTAATATGAGGTCTAGTTACAATTTATCTGCAAACATAATGATGGTTTTGCCAAAAGGGAAGCAATGTGAGATTATTAATTATCCTACAGATGGTTGGGTGCAAATTAAACCAGATGGTAGCAATAGAATAGGTTATTGTGTTACTCAATATTTGGAGTTAACACCCTCCATTGAGCTAGATACTAAATCTTATATTTTTAATGGTGTTGGTAAAATATATCAATTTATCATTAAAACAGATAGCAAAAAACAATTATATGTATCAAGTTCTGATAGAGATATTGTAAGTGTTAAATATGTATCTACCGATTCACGAGGCCAGAAATGGCAAATTGATTCTCACAAAAAAGGATCTGTGAAAATCTATGTCAAGACAGATAATGCAAGCACATATTTGCCCGTAACTGTTAAATGA
- a CDS encoding protein of unknown function (Evidence 5 : Unknown function) — protein sequence MSDRFPQYSLSQFPNSLDSYLIFQDVNISNKPLVDQYYSYINENDFASATQLIEDNPSLKYVIVTANTMQSIYDALMAIETTYSTDVIKTIATCVTSQGEWSSTGSYPIFSIVTSRGKAFMCIKPNCPVGTPVTDVNYWITMTMRGESGSSMSFHESYDSTFPYGIQDCVPFANRLYVSITNDNLGNQPDISPDFWSAVISVPTQTIISKNQPTGQDSNGLWYKTNDTNNSYEVNKSNGDNTYSPLFPTSKASYIKTSDGQTIDTALKSNSDLITEHKADTNNPHHTTPEQIGAVQGNTKAWVATEVSSSEVYVTKLTIPHFEFSEGCTITFKSVITPTDGEPVWANRIAIFDETGKQIGVYVLSTLSKEPVSSDAWAVGAMVTVTLSSEVVGTWSNLPTAFFKGGAPSVPSIFGTGADGDAVISGTVTLPVTAPHQSIVEKNYKSLIINAGAILKCASWNAGLILRVKGDCTIHGTIDQSGMAPKTNPHTNYPYPAQLVCGDGGNGGSGGSEYTSSGQAGVGMLKRPYGGGYSGGGSGGGAGSAYGDGGNGGDSTGTTIDIATIFVHGRPGQYGGGGDGPTGAGGNGAGANGANYGGGGAGNYGGGVVCLYVGGNLLIDGKILCNGLKGGNGGAGKDNSGGTVDFGGGGGAGGAGGGAIYILHRGAYTNSGLLQVNGGVAGTGGHDVNGKNSGQDGTAGGIGSITVIQGDK from the coding sequence GTGAGTGATCGGTTTCCACAATATAGTTTAAGTCAATTTCCAAATTCATTAGATTCTTATTTAATTTTTCAAGATGTTAATATTTCAAATAAACCATTAGTGGATCAATATTATTCTTACATTAATGAAAACGATTTTGCTTCTGCAACACAATTAATTGAAGATAATCCGAGTTTAAAATATGTTATTGTTACTGCTAATACAATGCAAAGTATTTATGATGCGTTGATGGCAATAGAAACTACATACTCTACCGATGTAATTAAAACAATTGCAACATGTGTGACTTCACAGGGAGAATGGAGTTCAACTGGTAGTTATCCAATTTTTAGCATAGTTACTAGTCGCGGAAAAGCTTTTATGTGTATAAAGCCAAATTGTCCTGTCGGAACACCTGTAACTGATGTAAACTATTGGATTACAATGACAATGCGTGGGGAATCTGGAAGTTCTATGAGCTTCCATGAAAGTTATGATTCTACTTTTCCATATGGAATTCAAGATTGTGTTCCTTTTGCTAATAGACTTTATGTTTCTATTACAAATGATAATTTAGGTAATCAGCCTGATATTAGTCCAGATTTTTGGTCAGCTGTTATTTCGGTTCCCACTCAAACGATTATTTCTAAAAATCAACCGACAGGCCAAGATTCTAATGGTTTATGGTATAAAACAAACGATACAAATAATTCTTATGAAGTAAATAAAAGTAACGGTGATAACACTTACTCTCCCCTCTTTCCTACTTCAAAGGCTAGTTATATTAAAACATCTGATGGTCAAACCATCGACACCGCACTAAAAAGCAATTCCGACCTCATCACCGAGCATAAGGCCGACACCAACAATCCTCACCACACGACGCCTGAACAGATCGGGGCGGTGCAGGGCAACACAAAGGCTTGGGTAGCGACGGAAGTAAGCTCATCCGAAGTCTATGTAACAAAACTGACAATTCCACATTTTGAGTTTTCTGAAGGTTGCACCATTACGTTTAAATCTGTGATAACTCCGACTGATGGCGAGCCTGTGTGGGCAAACAGAATAGCTATTTTTGATGAAACAGGCAAACAAATCGGCGTGTATGTCCTGTCCACCCTCTCAAAAGAGCCTGTAAGCAGCGATGCTTGGGCTGTTGGTGCAATGGTTACTGTTACATTGTCAAGTGAAGTCGTCGGTACATGGAGCAATTTACCTACTGCTTTTTTTAAGGGTGGCGCACCGTCTGTCCCATCTATTTTCGGGACTGGGGCTGACGGTGACGCCGTAATCAGTGGAACGGTAACCTTGCCCGTCACGGCGCCGCATCAGTCGATCGTCGAAAAAAATTACAAATCCCTCATCATCAACGCCGGAGCGATCCTCAAGTGCGCCTCCTGGAACGCCGGGCTGATCCTCCGCGTGAAAGGCGACTGCACGATCCACGGGACGATCGATCAGTCCGGGATGGCCCCGAAAACCAATCCGCACACCAACTACCCCTATCCGGCACAGCTTGTGTGTGGGGACGGAGGCAATGGAGGAAGCGGCGGTTCGGAATATACTAGTTCAGGCCAAGCTGGCGTAGGCATGTTAAAACGCCCTTATGGCGGCGGATATAGCGGCGGAGGTTCCGGCGGAGGGGCTGGCTCTGCCTATGGCGATGGAGGCAATGGGGGCGATAGCACCGGAACGACTATTGATATTGCCACTATTTTTGTCCACGGAAGACCTGGGCAGTATGGCGGCGGCGGAGATGGGCCGACTGGTGCTGGCGGCAACGGCGCTGGCGCAAATGGTGCTAATTATGGCGGCGGTGGCGCCGGAAATTACGGAGGAGGCGTTGTATGTCTTTATGTCGGCGGGAATTTACTAATTGACGGAAAAATTTTATGCAATGGCCTAAAAGGTGGAAATGGCGGAGCGGGCAAGGATAATTCAGGCGGAACCGTTGATTTTGGTGGCGGCGGCGGCGCTGGTGGTGCTGGTGGCGGAGCAATCTACATCCTCCACAGAGGCGCCTATACCAACTCAGGACTATTGCAAGTTAATGGTGGCGTTGCCGGAACTGGGGGACACGATGTAAACGGAAAAAACTCTGGCCAAGATGGTACCGCTGGTGGCATCGGCTCCATCACAGTGATCCAGGGCGATAAATAA
- a CDS encoding protein of unknown function (Evidence 5 : Unknown function), whose protein sequence is MDKQIRVVIFHNDVDGSKTYAEQLAAQIDAETALVNFRDPHPCAEALPMRASPNVAIMLFVDSLEEVQEQIDVLRQLGYIRKQDAALECVDDLIDAAGDKVSEELAGKIADAFYGEGS, encoded by the coding sequence ATGGACAAACAGATTAGAGTGGTAATATTCCATAACGACGTTGACGGCAGCAAGACTTATGCGGAGCAGCTCGCCGCGCAGATTGACGCCGAGACGGCACTTGTCAATTTCCGCGATCCGCATCCGTGCGCCGAGGCCCTGCCGATGCGGGCGTCGCCCAATGTGGCGATCATGCTGTTCGTGGATTCTTTGGAAGAGGTGCAGGAGCAGATCGACGTGCTGCGGCAGCTTGGCTATATCCGCAAGCAGGACGCGGCGTTGGAATGCGTTGACGATCTGATTGATGCGGCCGGGGATAAGGTGTCGGAGGAGCTGGCCGGGAAGATTGCGGATGCATTTTATGGGGAGGGATCGTAA
- a CDS encoding protein of unknown function (Evidence 5 : Unknown function) — protein MLRGRLKILAQVVKRRVQAGEDRDAVLENYLLTDEEKAAVIAALNEEATT, from the coding sequence ATGCTGCGCGGAAGGCTTAAAATCTTAGCTCAAGTGGTCAAGCGCCGGGTGCAGGCCGGCGAGGATCGGGATGCGGTACTCGAAAATTATCTGCTGACTGATGAAGAAAAGGCGGCCGTCATCGCCGCGCTGAACGAGGAGGCGACTACATAA